A window of Suncus etruscus isolate mSunEtr1 chromosome 4, mSunEtr1.pri.cur, whole genome shotgun sequence contains these coding sequences:
- the DLC1 gene encoding LOW QUALITY PROTEIN: rho GTPase-activating protein 7 (The sequence of the model RefSeq protein was modified relative to this genomic sequence to represent the inferred CDS: inserted 1 base in 1 codon), giving the protein MDLPSSIPVSSSGTKPKTVAISSISEKEKAEIEAKEACDWLRATGFPQYAQLYEDLLFPIDISSVKREHDFLDRDAIEALCRRLNTLNKCAVMKLEISPHRKRSEDSDEDEPCAISGXWTFQRDSKRWSRLEEFDVFSPKQDPVPGSPDSSHLQNAPSHESMLTDLSEQQEVASVRSLSSSCSLPTAAAQSGDSATTRTNSVISVCSSSHFVSNDDSFCSLPSPKELSSFSFGMKGQEKSGKSKARSLLKRMESLKLRGSHHGKHKAPSKLGLIISGPVLQEGMDEEKLKQLNCVEISALNGNHINVPMVRKRSVSNSTQTSSSSSQSETSSAVSTPSPITRTRSLSACHKRVGMYLEGFDPFNQSTFNNVMEQNFKNRGNYPEDTIFYIPEDHKPGTFPKALSNGSFSPSGSSSSVNWRTGSFHGPGHISLRRENSGDSPKELKRRNSSSSMSSRLSIYDNVPGSLLYSSSGDLVDLENEDIFPELDDILYHVKGMQRIVNQWSEKFSDEGDSDSALDSVSPCPSSPKQIHLDVDHDRATPSDLDSTGNSLNEPEEPSDIPERRDSGVGASLTRSNRHRLRWHSFQSSHRPSLNSMSLQINCQSVAQMNLLQKYSLLKLTALLEKYTPSNKHGFSWAVPKFMKRIKVPDYKDRNVFGVPLTVNVQRTGQPLPQSIQQAMRYLRNHCLDQLGLFRKSGVKSRIQALRQMNESAIDCVNYEGQSAYDVADMLKQYFRDLPEPLMTNKLSETFLQIYQYVPKDQRLQAIKAAIMLLPDENREVLQTLLYFLSDVTAAVKENQMTPTNLAVCLAPSLFHLNTLKRENSSPRVMQRKQSLGKPDQKDLNENLAATQGLAHMIAECKKLFQVPEEMSRCRNSYTEQEMKPLTLEALGRLHSDESTDYHHFIQDCMDGLFKEVKEKFKGWVNYSTSEQAELSYKKVSEGPPLRLWRSTIEVPAMPEEILKRLLKEQHLWDVDLLDSKVIEILDSQTEIYQYVQNSMAPHPARDYVVLRTWRTNLPKGACALLLTSVDHDRAPVVGVRVNVLLSRYLIEPCGPGKSKLTYMCRADLRGHMPEWYMKSFGHLCAAEVVKIRDSFSNQNSETKDPKSR; this is encoded by the exons GCGTCTGAATACTTTGAACAAGTGTGCGGTGATGAAGCTGGAAATCAGTCCTCACCGGAAGAGA AGTGAAGATTCTGATGAGGATGAGCCTTGTGCAATAAGTG AATGGACTTTCCAGAGGGACAGCAAGAGGTGGTCACGGCTGGAAGAGTTTGATGTCTTTTCACCCAAGCAAGACCCCGTGCCAGGATCCCCAGATAGTAGCCACCTGCAGAACGCCCCAAGCCACGAAAGCATGCTGACAGACCTCAGCGAGCAGCAAGAGGTGGCTTCGGTCCGCAGCCTTAGCAGCTCCTGCAGTCTCCCCACTGCTGCAGCCCAGAGTGGGGACAGCGCCACAACCCGGACCAACTCAGTCATTAGTGTTTGCTCATCTAGCCACTTTGTGAGCAATGATGACTCCTTCTGTAGCCTTCCCTCTCCCAAGGAACTGTCCAGCTTTAGCTTCGGCATGAAAGGCCAGGAGAAGAGTGGCAAGTCTAAAGCACGCAGCCTGCTGAAACGCATGGAGAGCTTAAAGCTAAGAGGTTCCCACCATGGCAAGCACAAGGCACCGTCCAAGCTGGGCCTGATCATCAGCGGGCCCGTCCTACAGGAGGGAATGGATGAGGAGAAACTGAAGCAGCTGAACTGTGTGGAGATCTCAGCTCTCAATGGCAACCACATCAATGTCCCCATGGTACGAAAGAGGAGTGTCTCCAATTCCACACagaccagcagcagcagcagccagtcCGAGACCAGCAGCGCCGTCAGCACGCCCAGCCCCATCACCAGGACTCGAAGCCTCAGTGCATGCCACAAGCGGGTGGGCATGTACTTGGAGGGCTTTGATCCCTTCAACCAGTCCACGTTCAACAacgtgatggaacagaactttaaAAACCGCGGCAACTACCCAGAGGACACCATCTTCTATATACCAGAAGATCACAAGCCTGGCACGTTCCCAAAGGCCCTCTCCAATGGCAGTTTCTCTCCCTCCGGGAGCAGCAGCTCAGTGAACTGGAGGACTGGAAGCTTCCATGGCCCGGGTCACATAAGCCTGCGAAGGGAGAACAGTGGTGACAGTCCCAAAGAGCTTAAGCGACGCAATTCCTCCAGTTCCATGAGCAGCCGCCTGAGCATCTATGACAACGTACCCGGCTCCCTCCTGTACTCCAGTTCCGGTGATCTGGTGGACCTGGAAAACGAGGACATCTTCCCGGAGCTGGATGACATCCTGTACCACGTGAAGGGGATGCAGAGAATCGTCAACCAGTGGTCAGAGAAGTTTTCTGATGAGGGCGATTCAGACTCAGCCCTGGATTCTGTCTCTCCCTGCCCGTCCTCTCCCAAACAGATACACCTGGATGTAGACCATGACCGAGCCACTCCCAGTGACCTGGACAGCACAGGCAACTCACTGAATGAGCCGGAGGAGCCCTCAGACATCCCTGAAAGGAGGGATTCAGGGGTCGGGGCCTCCCTGACCAGATCTAATAG GCACAGACTGAGATGGCACAGTTTCCAGAGCTCTCACCGGCCAAGCTTAAACTCCATGTCACTACAGATCAATTGCCAGTCTGTGGCCCAGATGAACCTGCTACAGAAATACTCGCTCCTGAAGCTAACCGCCCTGCTGGAGAAGTACACACCTTCCAATAAGCATGGCTTTAGCTG GGCTGTGCCCAAGTTCATGAAAAGGATCAAGGTTCCAGACTACAAAGACCGTAATGTGTTCGGGGTCCCTCTGACCGTCAATGTGCAGCGCACCGGACAGCCCCTGCCCCAGAGCATCCAGCAGGCCATGCGCTACCTCCGCAATCATTGTTTAGATCAG CTGGGACTGTTCAGAAAATCAGGAGTCAAATCTCGGATCCAGGCTCTGCGCCAGATGAACGAAAGTGCCATAGACTGTGTCAACTATGAAGGCCAGTCTGCTTACGACGTGGCAGACATGCTGAAGCAGTATTTTCGAGATCTTCCCGAGCCCCTCATGACCAACAAACTCTCAGAAACTTTCCTGCAGATCTACCAGT ATGTGCCCAAGGACCAGCGCCTCCAGGCCATCAAGGCTGCCATTATGCTTCTGCCTGATGAGAACCGGGAGGTGTTACAGACTCTCCTTTATTTCCTGAGCGATGTCACTGCAGCTGTGAAAGAAAACCAGATGACTCCCACCAACCTGGCTGTGTGCTTGGCCCCTTCCCTCTTCCATCTCAACACTCTGAAGAGAGAGAACTCTTCTCCGAG GGTAatgcaaagaaaacaaagtttgGGCAAACCCGATCAGAAAGATTTAAATGAAAACCTTGCTGCTACTCAAGGACTGGCCCATATGATCGCTGAGTGCAAGAAGCTTTTCCAG GTCCCTGAGGAGATGAGCCGATGTCGAAACTCCTACACTGAACAGGAAATGAAGCCCCTCACTCTGGAAGCACTGGGGCGCCTCCACAGTGACGAATCCACGGACTATCACCACTTCATCCAGGACTGCATGGATGGCCTGTTTAAAGAGGTTAAAGAGAAGTTTAAAGGCTGGGTCAACTACTCAACTTCTGAACAGGCTGAACTCTCCTATAAAAAG GTGAGCGAAGGGCCCCCTCTCAGACTTTGGAGGTCAACCATTGAGGTCCCAGCTATGCCGGAAGAAATCCTAAAGCGTCTTCTCAAAGAGCAGCACCTCTGGGATGTTGACCTGTTGGATTCAAAAGTGATTGAAATCCTGGACAGCCAGACTGAAATTTACCAGTATGTGCAGAACAGCATGGCGCCCCACCCTGCCCGGGACTATGTGGTTTTGAG AACATGGCGGACGAATTTACCCAAAGGAGCCTGTGCCCTTTTGCTTACCTCTGTGGACCATGACCGGGCACCCGTGGTAGGAGTGAGAGTCAATGTGCTCCTGTCCAGGTATCTGATCGAGCCCTGCGGGCCAGGGAAATCCAAACTCACCTACATGTGCAGAGCTGACCTACG TGGCCACATGCCAGAGTGGTATATGAAatcttttggacatttgtgtGCGGCTGAAGTTGTAAAGATCCGAGACTCTTTCAGCAATCAGAACTCTGAAACCAAAGACCCCAAATCTAGGTGA